The following are encoded together in the Tripterygium wilfordii isolate XIE 37 chromosome 3, ASM1340144v1, whole genome shotgun sequence genome:
- the LOC119989106 gene encoding NAC domain-containing protein 90-like: protein MDNMPPGYRFYPTEDELVSFYLHNKLENTRDDLYHVMDRVIPVLDIYHFYPSDLPYYAGDRCQGDPEQWFFFIPRQESEARGGRPKRLTDSGYWKATGSPGYVYSSEHRIIGVKKTMVFYEGRAPTGTKTDWKMNEYKAIDGEPLSSTTTTSALALPKLRQEFSLCRVYKKSKSLRAFDRRPVTVNRPAIKQYDQATTTSPIILMEVMKATSLDSSSSSGDQHHHNHCPSQSQTLEANAIRNTTGMWTHAMNDIDEPVLDWEHFDWEHFDMP from the exons ATGGATAATATGCCGCCTGGGTATCGATTTTATCCGACGGAAGATGAGCTGGTATCTTTTTATCTGCACAACAAGCTTGAAAACACCAGGGATGACCTTTACCATGTCATGGATAGGGTTATTCCTGTCCTTGATATCTACCACTTCTATCCATCAGACCTTCCAT ATTATGCTGGAGATCGTTGTCAAGGAGATCCCGAGCAGTGGTTCTTCTTTATTCCGAGACAAGAGAGCGAGGCGCGTGGAGGGAGACCGAAGAGGCTCACAGATTCTGGTTACTGGAAGGCAACAGGGTCTCCTGGATATGTTTATTCATCAGAACATAGAATAATTGGAGTGAAGAAGACCATGGTGTTTTATGAGGGAAGAGCGCCAACTGGAACCAAAACTGACTGGAAGATGAATGAGTATAAAGCCATAGATGGTGAACCACTATCCTCTACTACTACTACTTCTGCTCTTGCACTTCCAAAG TTAAGGCAAGAATTCAGTTTGTGCCGAGTatacaagaaatcaaaatcattgAGGGCATTTGACAGACGTCCAGTGACAGTGAACAGGCCAGCGATAAAACAATATGATCAGGCAACAACAACATCTCCAATAATATTAATGGAGGTCATGAAAGCAACTTCTCTTGATAGTTCATCATCCTCAGGAGATCAGCATCATCACAACCACTGCCCCTCTCAATCTCAAACTCTGGAAGCTAATGCTATAAGAAATACTACCGGTATGTGGACGCATGCTATGAATGATATTGATGAACCTGTGTTGGACTGGGAACATTTTGACTGGGAACATTTTGATATGCCGTAA